In one window of Poriferisphaera corsica DNA:
- a CDS encoding efflux transporter outer membrane subunit, whose product MQPTKQTTRKRTSSAVRILLCTPLLSLTACNFTPPIDDSPIPLPDTYTQLDPNVNYAEAPTPLPARWWQSFNDPNLSALIEEALTHNFTIKSAWARIDQARAAAAQTGAASYPSVDFTNRNSRTRNEVNSPSNPGMPASTTYSTSLSLGLAASYEVDLWGRIKTQQQAAIAELNATELDLQSAATTLAANIANAWYQLIDQQQQRRILNQQIELNNKHLQVLEARFAVGQAGAPDILQQKQLIESNNASLFQVDSQITVLQNQLAILLGNPPTLENTTFKTPKNLPGLPALPDTGVPANILNNRPDVHAAFIRLQASNYRIATAIADKLPKLSLSLSATTESTNLQDLFDNWLATIAANISAPIFDAGRREAEVDRQKALTDVAYNTYSQTILTALQDIENALAQERNQTKYLASLKTQLDIASNVEEEVRNNYYKGNADFLRVLSAQQSTQTLQRQVSTAHQNLLAFRVALCRALAGNIELEQPQPTQTQTTQTTPADKS is encoded by the coding sequence ATGCAGCCTACCAAACAAACAACACGCAAACGCACATCATCGGCCGTCCGTATACTCCTGTGCACCCCCCTTCTCTCACTTACCGCATGCAACTTCACACCACCCATTGATGACTCTCCCATCCCACTCCCAGACACTTATACGCAACTAGACCCAAACGTGAACTACGCTGAAGCGCCAACACCGCTCCCCGCTCGCTGGTGGCAATCCTTCAACGATCCCAATCTTAGCGCCCTCATCGAAGAAGCACTAACACACAACTTCACCATCAAATCCGCATGGGCACGCATCGACCAAGCCCGCGCCGCCGCCGCGCAAACCGGCGCCGCATCCTATCCCTCTGTAGACTTCACCAACCGCAACAGCCGCACGCGTAACGAAGTCAATTCTCCATCAAACCCAGGCATGCCCGCCTCCACAACCTACTCAACATCCCTCTCCCTCGGCCTCGCCGCTTCCTACGAAGTCGATCTCTGGGGCCGTATCAAAACACAACAACAAGCCGCCATCGCCGAACTCAACGCCACCGAACTCGACCTCCAGTCCGCAGCCACCACCCTCGCCGCAAACATCGCCAATGCCTGGTATCAACTCATCGACCAGCAACAACAACGCCGAATCCTCAACCAGCAAATCGAACTCAACAACAAACACCTCCAAGTACTCGAAGCCCGCTTCGCCGTCGGCCAGGCCGGCGCTCCCGATATTCTCCAGCAAAAACAACTCATCGAATCCAACAACGCTTCGCTCTTCCAAGTTGATTCACAAATCACCGTCCTCCAAAATCAACTCGCCATCCTCCTCGGCAACCCACCCACACTCGAAAACACAACCTTCAAAACCCCCAAAAACCTCCCCGGGCTTCCCGCACTCCCCGACACTGGTGTCCCCGCAAACATCCTCAACAATCGCCCCGACGTTCACGCCGCATTCATCCGCCTGCAGGCGTCGAACTACCGCATCGCTACCGCCATCGCCGACAAGCTCCCCAAACTCTCACTCTCACTCTCCGCAACAACTGAATCCACCAACCTCCAAGACCTCTTCGATAATTGGCTCGCCACCATCGCCGCCAACATCTCCGCACCCATCTTTGATGCCGGCCGACGTGAAGCCGAAGTCGATCGCCAAAAAGCACTCACCGATGTCGCCTACAACACCTACTCACAAACCATCCTCACCGCACTCCAAGACATCGAGAACGCCCTCGCCCAAGAACGCAATCAAACCAAATATCTTGCTTCACTCAAAACACAACTCGATATCGCCTCAAATGTCGAAGAGGAAGTCCGCAACAACTACTACAAAGGCAACGCCGATTTCCTTCGCGTACTCTCTGCCCAGCAATCCACACAAACCCTCCAACGCCAAGTCTCTACCGCACACCAAAACCTCCTCGCATTCCGTGTCGCCCTCTGCCGCGCCCTCGCTGGCAATATCGAACTAGAACAACCTCAACCCACGCAAACGCAAACCACTCAAACCACACCCGCAGATAAGTCTTGA
- a CDS encoding SDR family NAD(P)-dependent oxidoreductase, translated as MSITTELFDLTGKVALVTGGATGIGKAIAKVFIEHGCKVVVGSRTLANVEQAAQELNTILEHSDEIPMAAGVSLDVADDDSVQKAVDFAIDTFGSLDILVNSAGIMCKKPTADLSADEMNNLYNIHVTGSLRASQAAAHIFREQHAGCIINIASVASYCSLTEVTAYASAKSATMGLTRSLANEWAKYGIRTNGIAPGFVPTDINRKMIEGTDRGRRIIENTPMARFGTSDEIAGAAVYLASRAGQFVNGHTIVVDGGYLACGIGDTFAPWAQPSEA; from the coding sequence ATGAGCATCACAACCGAACTCTTCGACCTCACCGGCAAAGTCGCACTCGTAACAGGCGGCGCCACTGGAATTGGCAAAGCCATCGCAAAAGTGTTCATCGAGCACGGCTGCAAAGTGGTTGTCGGTTCACGCACACTCGCAAATGTTGAACAAGCGGCCCAAGAACTCAACACTATCCTCGAACATTCAGATGAAATCCCCATGGCCGCAGGTGTCTCACTTGATGTCGCCGACGATGACTCTGTTCAAAAAGCTGTCGATTTCGCCATCGACACGTTCGGTTCTCTCGACATCTTGGTGAATTCCGCCGGCATTATGTGCAAGAAACCAACCGCCGATCTAAGCGCTGATGAGATGAACAATCTTTACAACATCCACGTCACCGGCTCACTCCGCGCCTCACAAGCCGCCGCTCACATCTTCCGCGAACAACACGCAGGCTGCATCATCAACATCGCTTCTGTCGCTTCTTACTGTTCGCTCACTGAAGTCACCGCATACGCTTCAGCCAAATCCGCAACCATGGGCCTTACCCGAAGCCTCGCGAACGAATGGGCCAAGTACGGCATCCGCACAAACGGCATCGCCCCCGGATTCGTTCCCACCGATATCAATCGCAAAATGATCGAGGGTACAGATCGCGGCCGCCGCATCATCGAGAACACACCCATGGCCCGTTTCGGCACAAGCGACGAAATCGCTGGCGCAGCCGTCTATCTTGCAAGCCGTGCAGGTCAATTCGTCAACGGCCACACCATCGTCGTAGACGGCGGCTACCTCGCCTGCGGCATCGGCGATACATTCGCACCTTGGGCTCAACCCAGCGAAGCCTAA
- a CDS encoding M42 family metallopeptidase translates to MNTQLLEQLTTTAGVAGREHRIRQFILDQSANIFDETHVDNLGNLHGIIKPKSSSSTPPQKIMIAAHMDQIGFFVRFIDSKGLIYLQPVGGFDPRNLFARTVTICPDVNDPTKDVIGVMNPAGKPIHIADEADKKKIPDVSEFIVDTGLTPEDVNKQIKIGDMVVLNAPLLEIGDLITAQCLDNRVSAYIAIQALSQIKNNACEIHMVFTVQEEVGLRGAGPATTIIKPDIGICLDTTICCDLPGVPEKDRASVLGQGIGLNVMDGAAIVDHELMEHFASLAEKHSIKAQRTMLYRGGTDAGTMQRAHQGFRIMTLLTPVKHIHTVTETIHRDDVESAIQLLTVYLESA, encoded by the coding sequence ATGAATACCCAACTACTTGAACAACTGACCACAACCGCCGGCGTCGCAGGCCGCGAACACCGCATCCGCCAATTCATCCTCGATCAATCCGCCAATATCTTCGACGAAACCCACGTCGACAACCTCGGCAACCTCCACGGTATCATCAAACCAAAATCCTCCTCATCCACACCTCCTCAGAAAATCATGATCGCTGCACACATGGACCAAATCGGCTTCTTCGTCCGATTCATCGACTCCAAAGGCCTCATCTATCTCCAACCCGTCGGCGGCTTCGACCCACGCAACCTCTTTGCCCGCACCGTCACTATCTGCCCCGACGTCAACGATCCAACCAAAGATGTCATCGGCGTCATGAACCCCGCAGGCAAACCCATCCACATCGCCGACGAAGCCGACAAAAAGAAAATCCCCGATGTCTCCGAGTTCATCGTCGACACCGGCCTCACCCCCGAAGATGTCAACAAACAAATCAAAATCGGCGACATGGTCGTACTCAACGCACCACTCCTCGAAATCGGCGACCTCATTACCGCACAATGTCTCGACAACCGCGTCTCCGCATACATTGCCATCCAAGCCCTCAGCCAAATCAAAAACAACGCCTGTGAAATCCACATGGTTTTCACCGTCCAAGAAGAAGTCGGCCTCCGCGGCGCAGGCCCCGCAACCACCATCATCAAACCCGACATCGGCATCTGCCTCGACACCACTATCTGCTGCGACCTCCCCGGCGTCCCCGAAAAAGACCGCGCCTCCGTCCTCGGACAAGGCATCGGGCTCAACGTCATGGACGGCGCCGCCATCGTCGACCACGAACTCATGGAACACTTCGCCTCACTCGCCGAAAAACACAGCATCAAAGCCCAACGCACCATGCTGTACCGCGGCGGCACTGATGCCGGCACCATGCAACGCGCCCACCAAGGCTTCCGCATCATGACACTCCTCACACCCGTCAAACATATCCACACCGTTACCGAAACCATTCACCGAGACGACGTCGAGTCAGCCATCCAGCTCCTCACCGTCTACCTCGAATCCGCCTAA
- a CDS encoding CerR family C-terminal domain-containing protein — protein sequence MRLDPYQTDHTDNSKSACSTGPIKFDRPEPEINTDSPTKDRLLLAACHIFSKNGYHEATISEICQLAQANIAAVNYHFRDKQTLYVQTIRHAFDITAKKYHPNGNLPDSAPPEDRLAARINAIVRPSFDPGPAGYIKELFAWEMGYPTGLFGQFIKEGIEPLKKQFHKMLRELLGPNATDDDVHFCAFSIISQCHSPLLRMHVRKTLIKYQPSVAEVEALIDHIVSFSLAGIASRRKLIEERQIDN from the coding sequence ATGCGACTCGATCCCTACCAAACCGACCACACTGACAACTCTAAAAGCGCCTGTTCCACAGGGCCCATCAAGTTCGATCGCCCCGAACCAGAAATCAATACCGATTCACCAACCAAAGATCGCCTCCTTCTCGCCGCTTGTCACATCTTCTCTAAAAATGGCTACCACGAAGCCACCATCTCTGAGATCTGCCAACTCGCACAAGCCAATATCGCCGCTGTCAATTACCACTTCCGCGACAAACAAACCCTATATGTCCAAACCATCAGGCACGCATTCGATATCACCGCAAAAAAATACCACCCCAACGGCAACCTCCCCGACTCCGCCCCCCCCGAAGATCGCCTCGCCGCCCGTATCAATGCCATCGTTCGCCCATCATTCGACCCCGGCCCTGCCGGATACATCAAAGAACTTTTCGCATGGGAAATGGGATACCCCACCGGACTCTTCGGCCAGTTCATCAAAGAAGGAATCGAACCACTCAAAAAGCAATTCCACAAAATGCTCCGAGAACTACTCGGCCCAAACGCCACCGATGACGATGTTCACTTTTGCGCCTTCAGCATCATCAGCCAATGCCACTCCCCCCTACTACGCATGCACGTTCGCAAAACCCTCATCAAATACCAACCCAGCGTCGCCGAAGTCGAGGCCCTTATCGACCACATCGTCAGCTTCTCACTCGCAGGCATCGCGAGTCGCAGAAAGCTCATCGAAGAAAGACAAATCGATAATTAA
- a CDS encoding SRPBCC family protein, whose amino-acid sequence MNIQTVISAPIETCFELACNVDFHKSLDTNSERIIGGKTSGMLQIDDQITWESTHFGIKQKFVSKITALTSPTHLQDVMVEGAFKSYTHDHYFEKIDDIHTRMNDIIQYEVPMWAIGRLMEIGFMNKYLHNLIESRCNAIKEKAEQIARKQ is encoded by the coding sequence ATGAACATCCAGACCGTTATCTCCGCACCGATCGAAACCTGTTTCGAACTCGCATGTAATGTCGATTTTCACAAATCTCTCGACACAAATTCAGAACGCATTATCGGCGGCAAAACATCCGGCATGCTCCAGATCGACGACCAAATCACTTGGGAATCCACCCATTTCGGCATCAAGCAGAAATTTGTCTCGAAAATCACAGCACTCACATCACCCACTCACCTACAGGATGTCATGGTCGAAGGTGCTTTTAAATCCTATACCCACGATCATTATTTTGAGAAAATCGACGACATCCACACCCGCATGAACGATATCATCCAGTACGAAGTCCCCATGTGGGCCATCGGCCGACTCATGGAAATCGGCTTCATGAACAAATACCTGCACAACCTCATCGAATCTCGCTGCAACGCAATCAAAGAAAAAGCCGAACAAATCGCACGCAAACAATAA
- the argH gene encoding argininosuccinate lyase, whose product MSNESSKSSPVIKPWEHAKAGEGSAADPLAARFVASLDYDTRLYKQDIAGSRAHAAMLHAQNLLTDEDLSEINRGLSEIESEIDEQGDNWSGWNVELEDVHMCVEAALVAKTGDAGRKLHTGRSRNDQVALDLKLWIADAYHSIDKKYTNLIEAFISLAEKDGEVVMPSYTHLQRAQPIVAGGELMAWTAAIDRAQQRLAALVHSYPENPLGSGAIAGSSLPLNRDMTAEVLGVGPASMNSIDGTASRDAGIDFVYALSMTAMTLSRWAEQWIIYASTEFSFIKLDDLYTTGSSMMPQKQNPDMLELVRGKVSGVYGQLIALLTMTKGITIGYNRDLQEDKRFIFTAYDAVCDCLDMATNIVKTTRFKGEHIAAKLNEGFLDATSLAEYLVNRGVPFRTSHQIVGSLVRKCQADNLTELSDLTIEQMANASKEFNVTFDKDVYDWLTPQNVVKRYQSSGNSGLPGFKAQLAHWKNVLANNDN is encoded by the coding sequence ATGAGCAACGAATCTTCAAAATCGTCACCCGTTATCAAGCCTTGGGAACATGCAAAAGCTGGCGAGGGTTCAGCCGCAGACCCGTTGGCGGCTCGTTTTGTCGCATCGCTCGACTACGATACCCGTCTATACAAGCAGGATATCGCTGGTTCTCGTGCGCATGCCGCGATGCTCCATGCTCAAAATTTACTCACTGATGAAGATTTATCCGAGATCAACCGGGGCCTATCCGAAATCGAATCTGAGATCGACGAGCAAGGTGACAACTGGTCAGGTTGGAATGTCGAGCTTGAAGATGTGCATATGTGTGTTGAAGCTGCTCTTGTCGCTAAGACAGGTGACGCTGGCCGCAAGCTCCACACGGGACGCTCACGGAACGATCAGGTTGCGTTGGATCTTAAGCTTTGGATTGCTGATGCATACCACAGCATCGATAAAAAATATACGAATCTCATTGAAGCATTCATCTCGCTGGCTGAAAAAGATGGCGAAGTTGTGATGCCTTCTTATACGCATCTTCAACGCGCTCAGCCGATTGTTGCAGGTGGAGAATTGATGGCTTGGACGGCTGCAATTGATCGCGCTCAGCAACGTCTTGCTGCTCTCGTTCATTCATACCCAGAAAATCCGCTGGGTTCTGGTGCGATTGCCGGCTCATCGTTGCCGCTCAATCGTGATATGACCGCTGAAGTGCTTGGGGTTGGCCCAGCGTCGATGAACTCCATCGATGGTACTGCATCACGCGATGCTGGTATCGACTTTGTTTATGCACTTTCCATGACTGCGATGACGCTCTCTCGTTGGGCTGAACAATGGATCATCTATGCTTCGACTGAATTTTCATTTATCAAGCTTGATGATCTTTATACGACTGGTTCATCGATGATGCCGCAAAAACAAAACCCGGACATGCTTGAACTCGTCCGCGGTAAGGTATCTGGTGTTTACGGCCAACTCATCGCCTTACTTACCATGACCAAAGGTATCACCATCGGCTACAATCGCGATCTTCAGGAAGATAAACGCTTTATTTTTACAGCCTATGATGCGGTATGCGATTGCCTTGATATGGCAACCAACATCGTCAAAACCACACGTTTTAAAGGCGAGCATATCGCAGCCAAGCTTAATGAAGGTTTCCTCGATGCAACATCGCTTGCAGAGTACCTCGTGAACCGTGGCGTCCCTTTCCGTACATCACATCAGATCGTTGGCTCGCTCGTTCGTAAATGCCAAGCTGACAATCTTACCGAGCTTTCCGACCTGACCATTGAACAGATGGCGAACGCATCGAAAGAATTTAATGTCACTTTCGATAAAGACGTATACGATTGGCTTACGCCACAAAACGTCGTGAAACGTTACCAATCTTCCGGTAACTCAGGCTTGCCAGGATTTAAAGCTCAGCTCGCCCATTGGAAAAATGTTCTCGCCAATAACGACAACTAA
- a CDS encoding ATP-binding protein, which produces MLVLTVLQGPEKGRRFELPANEPQQIGRSSEALPLNDQTISRRHAELTPDDGSWYIRDLQSSNGTYVNGNLVANKVVLRPGDQIRTGTTLLLYGNEPQKKATPVRLAGRDEIDISVEHTVESNDDSMIMSVPSPGSEAEFQLKVIYELTSLIGTVSDRQQLLEKVMDVVFDYFDADRGFILLRTNPDKSDEHYDPAVIRTKAAGGKPGDDAKPIAISKTIVRYVIQKGVGVLSANAMNDERFATGDSVQSYGIRSAMCVPIRFKDRIYGVIQVDSMIKNYTYTEDQLALLTTIGVHTGLALANARLYEARLKAERLAAVGQTVASLSHSIKNILQGMRGGAEVVELGMRKNNVKVLRNGWDIVARNQQRIYELAMNMLAYSKQRKPEIVMTNLPQILEEIVVLMQQSYDSKHVALITDFDTDMPPVPLDPGGVHQAVLNLVNNALDACEPETGAVTVKAEYLPEKELVLIQVRDNGIGIPIETQKRLFQPFHSTKGLRGTGLGLVVTKKVVEEHGGQIKIETGEDSGTTFLILLPTNTAHQPHSADTQGPF; this is translated from the coding sequence TTGCTCGTACTCACCGTTTTACAAGGACCGGAAAAAGGTCGTCGCTTCGAACTCCCAGCTAACGAGCCGCAGCAGATCGGGCGTTCGTCTGAAGCGCTGCCGCTTAATGACCAGACTATCTCACGTCGCCATGCAGAACTCACGCCTGACGATGGGTCATGGTACATACGGGATCTCCAGTCTTCTAACGGCACATACGTCAATGGCAATCTTGTGGCCAACAAGGTTGTTCTTCGTCCGGGTGATCAAATTCGTACTGGTACGACCCTACTTCTTTATGGCAACGAACCTCAGAAAAAAGCAACACCCGTTCGTCTTGCTGGACGCGATGAAATCGACATCTCCGTCGAGCATACTGTTGAATCCAACGATGATTCCATGATCATGTCGGTTCCTTCGCCTGGCTCAGAAGCAGAGTTCCAACTCAAGGTTATCTACGAACTCACCTCTCTCATCGGCACCGTCTCAGATCGGCAACAGCTTCTCGAAAAAGTTATGGATGTGGTGTTTGATTACTTCGATGCGGATCGCGGTTTTATCTTATTACGCACGAATCCAGACAAATCAGATGAGCATTATGACCCCGCGGTGATTCGTACCAAAGCTGCCGGCGGCAAGCCTGGTGATGATGCAAAGCCAATCGCTATCTCGAAAACAATCGTTCGATATGTGATTCAAAAAGGTGTCGGCGTCCTTTCTGCTAACGCGATGAACGATGAACGTTTTGCAACCGGTGATTCCGTTCAGTCCTACGGCATCCGTTCCGCAATGTGCGTGCCCATCAGATTCAAAGATCGTATTTATGGCGTCATTCAAGTCGATTCCATGATCAAGAATTACACCTATACCGAAGATCAACTCGCGCTCCTGACGACAATTGGTGTACACACCGGTCTCGCTCTGGCGAACGCTCGGCTATACGAAGCTCGTCTGAAAGCGGAACGCCTCGCAGCTGTCGGTCAAACCGTTGCCTCGCTCTCTCACTCAATCAAAAACATCCTTCAAGGCATGCGTGGTGGTGCTGAAGTTGTCGAACTGGGGATGCGTAAGAACAATGTGAAGGTGCTTCGAAATGGTTGGGATATCGTGGCACGCAATCAGCAGCGTATCTACGAACTGGCCATGAACATGCTCGCTTACTCCAAGCAGCGTAAGCCTGAAATTGTCATGACCAATCTACCGCAAATTCTTGAAGAGATCGTCGTGCTCATGCAGCAGTCGTACGATTCTAAGCATGTCGCTTTGATTACAGATTTCGATACTGATATGCCTCCAGTTCCTCTCGATCCTGGCGGTGTTCATCAAGCTGTTCTTAATCTCGTTAATAATGCACTTGATGCCTGTGAGCCTGAAACCGGTGCGGTGACAGTAAAAGCTGAATATCTCCCAGAAAAAGAGCTCGTGCTTATTCAAGTGCGTGACAACGGCATCGGCATCCCCATCGAAACCCAAAAACGTCTCTTTCAGCCATTCCACTCAACAAAAGGTCTTCGTGGTACCGGGCTCGGCCTCGTTGTGACTAAGAAGGTTGTTGAAGAACATGGTGGCCAGATTAAAATCGAAACAGGTGAAGACAGCGGGACAACATTCCTTATCCTCTTGCCAACCAATACCGCCCATCAGCCGCATTCCGCTGATACGCAAGGCCCATTTTAA
- a CDS encoding UDP-glucuronic acid decarboxylase family protein yields MKRVLVTGGAGFLGSHLCDRLVKAGHDVICLDNFFTSQKSNVAHLLTAPNFDLVRHDVTHPIWLEVDEIYNLACPASPVHYQYNPIKTMKVSVMGAINMLGLAKRCNARIFQASTSEVYGDPDIHPQPESYRGNVNPIGVRSCYDEGKRAAETLFFDYHRSNNVDIRVVRIFNTYGPRMHPYDGRVVSNFILQALKHEDITIYGDGSQTRSFCFVDDLIDGFLKHMHGPDNFIGPVNLGNPGEFTIKELAEMVIKQTNSNSKLVYMPLPADDPTQRKPDITLAKKHLDWEPKVPLSEGLQKTIDYFASLDLRKYRKPTDHTAHKNSQTQ; encoded by the coding sequence ATGAAACGAGTCCTCGTAACAGGCGGAGCCGGTTTCCTCGGGTCACACCTTTGTGATCGCCTCGTCAAAGCAGGCCACGACGTCATCTGCCTCGACAACTTCTTTACCAGCCAGAAATCCAACGTCGCACACCTTCTCACAGCACCCAACTTTGATCTCGTACGCCACGACGTCACACATCCCATTTGGCTCGAAGTCGACGAAATTTATAACCTCGCCTGCCCCGCTTCTCCCGTCCACTACCAATACAACCCCATCAAGACCATGAAGGTCTCCGTCATGGGCGCAATCAACATGCTCGGCCTCGCAAAACGCTGCAACGCCCGCATTTTCCAAGCCTCAACTTCCGAAGTCTACGGCGACCCCGACATCCATCCGCAACCCGAATCATACCGTGGCAACGTCAACCCTATCGGCGTTCGCTCTTGTTACGATGAAGGCAAACGCGCCGCCGAAACGCTCTTCTTCGATTACCACCGCTCAAACAATGTCGACATCCGTGTCGTCCGTATCTTCAACACCTATGGCCCACGCATGCACCCATACGACGGCCGCGTCGTCTCCAACTTCATCCTCCAAGCACTCAAGCACGAAGACATCACCATCTACGGCGACGGCTCGCAAACACGCTCATTCTGCTTCGTTGACGACCTCATCGATGGATTCCTCAAGCATATGCACGGCCCCGATAATTTCATCGGCCCAGTCAACCTCGGCAACCCCGGCGAATTCACCATCAAAGAACTCGCCGAAATGGTCATCAAGCAAACCAACTCTAACTCCAAATTAGTCTACATGCCTCTCCCTGCTGACGACCCCACACAACGCAAACCCGACATCACCCTGGCCAAGAAGCACCTTGATTGGGAACCCAAAGTCCCGCTCAGTGAAGGGCTCCAAAAAACCATCGACTACTTCGCATCACTCGACCTCCGCAAATACCGCAAACCCACCGACCACACAGCACACAAAAACTCTCAAACACAATAA
- a CDS encoding 4a-hydroxytetrahydrobiopterin dehydratase, with translation MPNPLNEKEISEALTHLPGWSYDDSKITKKYHFKHFKEAMSFIIRVGFEAEAANHHPTIKNTYNIVKISLNTHDADNKVTNHDIDLAKTIEHFCWTDKA, from the coding sequence ATGCCCAACCCACTAAACGAAAAAGAAATCAGCGAAGCCCTCACCCACCTCCCCGGCTGGTCATATGATGATTCAAAGATCACCAAAAAATATCACTTCAAACACTTTAAAGAAGCGATGTCCTTCATCATACGTGTTGGTTTCGAAGCAGAAGCCGCTAATCACCACCCCACAATCAAGAACACTTACAACATCGTCAAGATATCACTCAATACACACGACGCTGACAATAAAGTCACTAACCACGACATAGATCTCGCTAAAACGATTGAGCACTTCTGCTGGACAGATAAAGCCTAA
- a CDS encoding PLP-dependent cysteine synthase family protein, translating into MPHTTQAYPNRSLTSAELDWHCHAIARINADYQRSADTHLLKLQLPCFQGSTLYLKDESIHPSGSLKHRLARSLFLFGLANGSIKQNTTIIEASSGNTAISEAYFAQLLGLPFIAVIPEKTAQEKIKKIEFYGGKTHKVPPHNIYDEAAKLAKDLKGHYMDQFTYAERATDWRGSNNIAERLFEQMQLEPNPRLDWIVMSAGTGGTSATLGRYIRYQPNLYKHTRLCVVDPEHSVYADYFTTGKKDLSSKYSSQIEGIGQPRPQPSFITSVIDTMLKIPDAASIATIHWLESILDRKVGGSTGTNVYGALRYIARASQESKPINVATVICDPGSRYLDTFYSPDWLKSHRIDLQPYLDQLNNFEQTGQLEPVST; encoded by the coding sequence GTGCCACACACTACGCAAGCTTATCCGAATCGCTCACTGACTTCTGCTGAGCTTGATTGGCATTGTCATGCGATTGCCCGAATTAACGCGGACTATCAGCGATCGGCTGACACGCATCTGCTCAAATTGCAGTTGCCTTGTTTTCAGGGATCGACGTTATATTTGAAAGATGAGTCGATTCATCCGTCGGGATCATTGAAGCATCGCTTAGCAAGGTCGTTATTTCTTTTTGGACTTGCGAACGGGAGTATCAAGCAGAATACGACCATTATCGAGGCGTCGTCGGGGAATACGGCGATCTCGGAGGCATACTTTGCACAACTGTTGGGGTTGCCGTTCATTGCGGTGATTCCTGAGAAGACAGCACAGGAGAAGATTAAGAAGATCGAGTTTTATGGGGGTAAGACGCACAAGGTGCCGCCTCACAACATTTATGATGAAGCTGCGAAATTGGCGAAGGATCTGAAGGGTCATTACATGGATCAGTTCACCTACGCGGAGCGCGCAACTGATTGGCGAGGCAGCAATAACATTGCAGAGCGATTATTTGAACAGATGCAGCTGGAGCCGAATCCACGGCTTGATTGGATCGTGATGTCGGCTGGCACGGGAGGGACGTCTGCAACGCTGGGGCGGTACATCCGCTATCAGCCCAATCTATATAAACACACACGTTTGTGTGTCGTGGACCCCGAGCATTCGGTGTATGCGGATTACTTTACGACAGGCAAGAAAGACCTGTCTTCGAAATACAGTTCGCAGATCGAAGGGATTGGTCAGCCTCGGCCACAACCCTCGTTTATCACCTCCGTGATCGATACGATGCTAAAAATCCCAGATGCTGCTTCGATTGCCACAATTCATTGGCTTGAATCCATCCTTGATCGTAAGGTCGGTGGCTCCACGGGGACGAATGTTTATGGGGCTTTGAGGTATATTGCTCGAGCTTCGCAGGAATCTAAGCCGATCAACGTGGCGACGGTGATTTGTGATCCAGGGTCACGCTATCTTGATACCTTCTATAGTCCCGATTGGCTCAAATCACATCGTATAGATTTGCAGCCTTACCTTGATCAATTGAACAATTTCGAGCAGACAGGGCAGCTTGAGCCGGTATCCACCTGA